Proteins co-encoded in one Pseudarthrobacter chlorophenolicus A6 genomic window:
- a CDS encoding DUF6807 family protein, which translates to MPTPDLAPARLLTLVPGSGVAPASAPRPYFHPVRSLSGTVLTDVAPADHIHHLGLSVAFPDLNGTNFWGGSTYTQDRGPVVLPNHGNQALDGWTEEGARSTGTVLWTSRHGTLLAEERRSVEVSAHPVPGSWSLSLTSVMVPAGNVAALEVSSSAVKGRSGAGYGGIFWRFPSDSSAIRVFSAAGAGADAAHGSRSPWLAISTVTGGAPVTVVLSQDAPVRPWFIRSEGYLGVGPAVAWSEKAVADAAHPLVQSLHAVIHDAAVESPDQALHLLEHHPAIRTPSHPDRTS; encoded by the coding sequence TTGCCCACTCCAGACCTTGCGCCCGCCCGGCTCCTCACCCTGGTTCCCGGCTCGGGCGTTGCGCCGGCCAGTGCACCGAGGCCGTACTTCCACCCTGTGCGCTCCTTGTCCGGAACCGTGCTGACGGATGTCGCACCGGCTGACCACATCCACCACCTGGGACTGTCCGTGGCCTTCCCGGACCTGAACGGCACCAACTTCTGGGGCGGGTCCACCTACACGCAGGACCGCGGACCCGTAGTGCTGCCCAACCACGGCAACCAGGCCCTGGACGGCTGGACCGAGGAAGGAGCCCGTTCCACCGGCACCGTGCTGTGGACGTCCAGGCACGGAACCCTCCTGGCGGAGGAACGCCGCTCGGTGGAAGTTTCCGCGCATCCTGTTCCGGGAAGCTGGAGCCTGTCCCTGACCTCGGTGATGGTCCCGGCCGGAAACGTCGCCGCCCTGGAGGTGTCGTCGTCGGCCGTCAAAGGCCGCAGCGGCGCCGGATACGGGGGCATCTTCTGGCGCTTCCCCTCGGACAGTTCCGCAATCCGGGTCTTCTCCGCTGCCGGTGCGGGGGCGGACGCGGCGCACGGATCCCGCTCACCCTGGCTCGCCATCAGCACCGTCACCGGCGGCGCCCCCGTAACGGTGGTGCTGTCCCAGGACGCTCCCGTCCGCCCTTGGTTTATCCGCTCGGAGGGCTACTTGGGAGTAGGCCCCGCCGTCGCCTGGTCCGAGAAGGCGGTGGCCGATGCCGCCCACCCGCTGGTCCAGTCGCTCCACGCAGTCATCCACGACGCCGCGGTGGAATCGCCGGACCAGGCACTCCACCTGCTTGAACACCATCCCGCCATACGCACGCCCAGCCATCCCGACAGGACATCATGA
- a CDS encoding glycoside hydrolase family 43 protein: MTSRNAVPVYANPVLNADWPDPDAVQVRGTYYLVASSFNRVPGLPILKSRNLVDWEHAGHALLQLPQGSHFSLVRHGGGVWAPALRYHDGRFWIFYPDPDHGIFVLSAEKAEGPWTAPHLLYAGRGLIDPCPLWDDDGQAYLVHGWAKSRIGVKNRLTVHRMSPDAGKLLDHGTAVIDGEDLPGYTTLEGPKFYKRDGWYWIFAPAGGVATGWQAVFRSRSPFGPYEERRVLEQGNSPVNGPHQGAWVTSPRGEDWFLHFQDRGPYGRVVHLQPMGWDEDGWPWMGEQASDGGPGTPVASHPYPRGTSPQDVAPPASDDFSSPWLGPQWHWQANPRHSWSFQPGGGRLILRPQANDPVNLRELPNVLAQILPGTPSTFTTSLELQDVPVGTRAGVVVLGQEYAWLGIVRTADGFVLGSGTGGEGPSEQAPGRSISLPAARVELQIRTDGTPRSTFAWRLGPGEPWEVQGWNFGVVQGKWIGAELGIFATSPLGSREDGSVIVGPVRVDTAPVRRATAPQLAAATT; encoded by the coding sequence ATGACCTCGCGCAACGCCGTCCCCGTGTACGCCAATCCCGTCCTCAATGCCGACTGGCCGGACCCCGATGCCGTCCAGGTCCGCGGCACCTATTACCTGGTTGCGTCCAGTTTCAACCGCGTTCCCGGGCTGCCCATCCTCAAGTCCCGGAACCTCGTTGACTGGGAGCATGCCGGCCACGCCCTGCTGCAACTGCCGCAGGGAAGCCACTTCTCGCTGGTCCGCCACGGTGGCGGCGTCTGGGCGCCCGCGCTGCGGTACCACGATGGACGGTTCTGGATCTTTTATCCGGATCCGGACCACGGCATCTTCGTGCTGAGCGCCGAAAAAGCTGAGGGCCCCTGGACCGCGCCGCACCTCCTGTACGCAGGGCGCGGGCTCATCGATCCTTGCCCGCTGTGGGACGACGACGGCCAGGCGTACCTGGTGCACGGGTGGGCGAAAAGCCGGATCGGGGTCAAGAACCGGCTCACCGTGCACCGCATGAGCCCGGACGCCGGAAAGTTACTGGACCACGGCACCGCGGTCATCGACGGCGAAGACCTCCCCGGCTACACCACGCTGGAAGGACCCAAGTTCTACAAGCGGGACGGCTGGTACTGGATCTTCGCCCCCGCCGGCGGCGTGGCCACCGGCTGGCAGGCTGTCTTCCGTTCCAGGTCGCCGTTCGGTCCGTACGAGGAGCGCCGCGTCCTCGAGCAGGGGAACAGCCCGGTGAACGGACCACACCAGGGCGCCTGGGTGACATCGCCGCGGGGAGAGGACTGGTTCCTGCACTTCCAGGACCGCGGGCCCTACGGACGGGTGGTCCACCTCCAGCCCATGGGCTGGGACGAGGACGGCTGGCCCTGGATGGGGGAGCAGGCGTCCGACGGCGGACCGGGAACCCCCGTGGCCAGCCACCCCTACCCGCGGGGTACTTCGCCGCAGGACGTGGCACCCCCGGCCAGTGACGACTTCTCCTCACCCTGGCTGGGCCCGCAATGGCACTGGCAGGCCAACCCCCGGCACTCCTGGTCCTTCCAGCCCGGTGGGGGCCGGCTCATCCTCCGGCCGCAGGCCAACGATCCCGTCAACCTCCGGGAGCTGCCCAATGTCCTGGCCCAGATCCTTCCCGGCACGCCGTCCACCTTCACCACCTCGCTGGAACTGCAGGATGTCCCGGTGGGAACCCGTGCCGGCGTGGTGGTGCTGGGGCAGGAATACGCCTGGCTGGGCATCGTCCGGACGGCTGACGGCTTCGTCCTGGGAAGCGGGACCGGGGGAGAGGGCCCTTCGGAGCAGGCGCCCGGGCGCAGTATTTCCCTCCCGGCTGCCCGGGTGGAACTGCAGATCCGCACCGACGGCACGCCCCGTTCCACCTTTGCCTGGCGCCTCGGCCCCGGGGAGCCGTGGGAGGTCCAGGGCTGGAACTTCGGCGTCGTCCAGGGGAAGTGGATCGGCGCTGAACTGGGGATTTTTGCCACGTCGCCGCTGGGATCCCGGGAGGACGGCAGTGTTATCGTGGGACCCGTGCGCGTGGACACGGCGCCCGTTCGCCGGGCAACTGCCCCGCAGCTCGCCGCCGCAACCACATGA
- a CDS encoding LacI family DNA-binding transcriptional regulator translates to MTATPRPKIADVAAAAGVSVPTVSKVLNGRTHVSEATRAKVQQALDELDYSKRNAAAAQPGMLQLVVNNFDSPWVLATMEGVEAAADRLGYAVAYVRAEHVTADRWRKLREPSVNRLDGVMLLAPRSGSRLVTLARSLKIPAVAIDPEGAEGLDIPSVSPASFSGALAAVGHLLSQGHRRIGIITGRKHSPGHGRARYAAYAAALHEAGLPVLPELVRDGDFSIESGMRLGADLLDLAERPTAIFTGSDLQALGVMNAAAQRSLQVPGDLSIVGFDDIAQAALTSPPLTTVRQPLAQLATMAVGMLIEQQDGQGAVPAALEVATELVVRGTTAPPAS, encoded by the coding sequence TTGACCGCCACCCCGCGTCCCAAGATCGCTGACGTTGCGGCCGCCGCAGGGGTGTCTGTACCCACCGTGTCAAAGGTCCTGAACGGGCGAACCCACGTTTCGGAGGCCACGCGGGCCAAAGTGCAGCAGGCCCTTGATGAGCTGGACTATTCCAAGCGGAACGCCGCAGCGGCCCAGCCAGGGATGCTGCAGCTGGTGGTCAACAACTTCGATTCGCCCTGGGTCCTGGCCACTATGGAAGGCGTGGAGGCCGCAGCGGACCGGCTGGGATATGCGGTGGCGTATGTGCGGGCTGAACATGTCACTGCCGACCGCTGGCGGAAACTGCGTGAACCATCGGTAAACCGCCTGGACGGGGTCATGCTGCTGGCACCACGCAGCGGCTCCCGCCTGGTGACACTGGCGCGGTCGCTGAAGATTCCGGCCGTGGCCATCGACCCCGAGGGGGCCGAAGGGCTGGATATCCCCAGCGTCAGCCCGGCGTCCTTCTCCGGCGCGCTCGCCGCCGTCGGGCATCTCCTGTCCCAGGGACACCGCCGGATCGGAATCATCACCGGACGCAAGCACAGCCCCGGGCACGGCCGGGCGCGGTACGCAGCCTACGCGGCCGCCCTGCACGAGGCCGGCCTGCCGGTCCTGCCGGAGCTTGTCCGGGACGGTGATTTCAGCATCGAGTCCGGCATGCGCCTGGGAGCCGACCTTCTGGACCTGGCCGAGCGGCCCACCGCCATTTTCACCGGCAGCGACCTTCAGGCCCTGGGCGTGATGAATGCCGCGGCGCAGCGCTCTTTGCAGGTACCGGGGGACCTCAGCATCGTGGGGTTTGACGACATCGCCCAGGCCGCGTTGACCTCTCCGCCGCTCACCACTGTCCGCCAGCCGCTGGCACAGCTGGCCACCATGGCCGTGGGCATGCTCATCGAGCAGCAGGACGGCCAGGGCGCGGTGCCCGCGGCTTTGGAGGTGGCCACCGAACTGGTGGTCCGCGGAACCACGGCCCCTCCGGCAAGCTAG
- a CDS encoding FadR/GntR family transcriptional regulator produces the protein MARKSLVGVVADELLDRIIDGEFPPGSTVPGEHELSARHEVSRMTVREAMKTLQAQQILSVERGRGTFVNPLNRWTSLEAVLRAASEGKNEAEASVQLIELRRMLETGACELAAGRISEADTESLFAYIAAMKAAHAINDVASFVEADLAFHDVILRASGNVFVSVLFEPLHRVLEKRRAETSAVPAIQEHAIGHHQNIAEALQSGDATRSRLAMDAHMQQTLDDLKNLVLPAK, from the coding sequence ATGGCAAGGAAGTCGTTGGTTGGCGTTGTGGCCGACGAACTGCTGGACCGCATTATCGACGGCGAATTCCCGCCCGGGTCAACAGTCCCCGGCGAGCACGAGCTCAGTGCCCGGCATGAAGTCAGCCGGATGACGGTGCGCGAAGCCATGAAGACACTGCAGGCGCAGCAGATCCTCAGCGTGGAGCGCGGCCGGGGCACATTCGTGAACCCACTGAACCGGTGGACCTCACTCGAGGCCGTGCTCCGTGCGGCGTCGGAGGGCAAGAACGAAGCCGAGGCTTCCGTGCAGCTCATCGAGCTCCGCCGCATGCTGGAGACCGGCGCCTGCGAGCTGGCTGCGGGCCGGATCTCCGAGGCGGATACCGAATCCCTCTTCGCCTACATCGCGGCGATGAAGGCCGCCCACGCCATCAACGACGTCGCGTCCTTCGTCGAAGCCGACCTCGCCTTCCACGACGTGATCCTGCGCGCGTCCGGCAATGTGTTCGTCTCCGTGCTCTTTGAGCCGCTGCACCGCGTCCTGGAGAAGCGCCGGGCCGAAACCTCCGCCGTTCCGGCCATCCAGGAACACGCCATCGGCCATCACCAGAACATCGCCGAGGCCCTGCAGTCAGGCGACGCCACCCGCTCCCGGCTGGCCATGGACGCCCACATGCAGCAGACGCTGGACGACCTGAAGAACCTGGTACTCCCCGCCAAATAG
- a CDS encoding four-carbon acid sugar kinase family protein, whose translation MTLEADVLAAYPADFPIPAALVAGTLAASNAETPRVLVVLDDDPTGTQSVADLPVLTQWDVEDFTWAFSQSKPAVYVLTNTRSLDPAEAAARNEEVVRNALAAAGGVKVGFVSRSDSTLRGHYPLEPDVIAATVGEVSGEATDGVVLVPAFPDAGRITIGGVHYMRGTGEAAGTLVPVSETEFAKDASFGFATSVMAEYVEEKSKGRFTADSVIVLDLNIIRAGSAAQDPAISAKAIADAIEGATNSTPIVADIVTENDFRALALGLEEAERRGKKLLYRVGPPFVRGRIGQEVRTALTAEEAYEGNTPSTAGGLIVVGSHVGVTTRQLNVLTAEHSSARIIEIDVEKLLADPTDAATHLDQTVDTVVEALRGGDVIVHTSRLLIKTDDAAESLRIARTVSAAVVAVVNRTLKTFPPRFVIAKGGITSSDVAAHGLEIRHGIVRGPMLPGIVSLWEPVDGPAKGIPYIVFAGNVGDDDSLAQVTRKLSNTF comes from the coding sequence GTGACGCTTGAAGCAGACGTCCTGGCCGCCTATCCCGCGGACTTCCCCATCCCCGCAGCCCTGGTGGCCGGCACCCTGGCCGCTTCCAACGCGGAGACTCCCCGCGTCCTGGTAGTGCTCGACGACGACCCCACCGGAACGCAGTCCGTGGCAGACCTGCCCGTGCTCACCCAGTGGGACGTCGAGGATTTCACCTGGGCCTTCAGCCAGTCCAAGCCCGCGGTCTACGTCCTGACCAACACCCGCAGCCTGGACCCGGCCGAAGCCGCCGCCCGTAACGAAGAAGTGGTCCGCAACGCCCTCGCCGCCGCCGGCGGCGTGAAGGTCGGCTTCGTCAGCCGCAGCGACTCCACCCTCCGCGGCCACTACCCGCTGGAGCCCGACGTCATCGCCGCCACGGTCGGCGAGGTAAGCGGTGAAGCCACCGACGGCGTCGTGCTGGTCCCCGCATTCCCCGACGCCGGCCGCATCACCATCGGCGGCGTCCACTACATGCGCGGCACCGGTGAGGCCGCCGGCACCCTGGTTCCGGTCTCCGAGACCGAATTCGCCAAGGACGCCAGCTTCGGCTTCGCCACCTCCGTCATGGCGGAGTACGTGGAGGAAAAGTCCAAGGGCCGGTTCACCGCTGACTCCGTGATCGTCCTGGACCTGAACATCATCCGCGCAGGCTCTGCCGCCCAGGACCCCGCCATCTCGGCCAAGGCCATCGCAGATGCCATCGAGGGAGCCACCAACTCCACCCCGATCGTGGCTGACATCGTCACTGAGAACGATTTCCGCGCACTGGCCCTCGGCCTGGAAGAGGCAGAGCGCCGCGGTAAGAAACTCCTCTACCGCGTGGGCCCGCCGTTCGTCCGCGGCCGCATCGGCCAGGAAGTCCGCACGGCCCTGACCGCAGAGGAAGCCTACGAAGGCAACACGCCCTCCACCGCCGGCGGCCTGATCGTAGTGGGCTCGCACGTGGGCGTCACCACCCGCCAGTTGAACGTCCTCACGGCCGAACACAGCTCCGCACGCATCATCGAGATTGACGTCGAGAAACTCCTCGCGGACCCGACGGACGCCGCAACCCACCTGGACCAGACTGTGGACACCGTGGTCGAGGCCCTCCGCGGCGGCGACGTCATCGTGCACACCAGCCGGCTCCTGATCAAGACCGACGACGCCGCCGAAAGCCTGCGGATCGCGCGCACCGTGTCCGCCGCCGTCGTAGCCGTGGTCAACCGCACCCTGAAGACCTTCCCGCCGCGGTTCGTCATCGCCAAGGGCGGCATCACCTCCTCGGACGTCGCAGCCCACGGCCTGGAGATCCGCCACGGCATTGTCCGCGGCCCCATGCTGCCGGGCATCGTCTCCCTCTGGGAGCCGGTGGACGGCCCCGCCAAGGGCATCCCGTACATCGTTTTCGCCGGCAACGTGGGCGACGACGACTCCCTGGCCCAGGTCACCCGCAAGCTCAGCAACACCTTCTAG
- a CDS encoding NAD(P)-dependent oxidoreductase, which produces MTSNYTVTVLGLGAMGLPMATRLASQVTVHGFDIAEPRLKLAEEAGIATFGTAREAAKGADAVLLAVRNGEQLNDVLFGENGVASVLEPGAVVILGSTVGTEAIPATVEKLAAYGVELVDAPLSGGPKRAGEGDLLIVVGASPEAREKAAPALELLASTLTVVGDKPGDGQALKTVNQLLCGVHIAAAAEALALADALGLDQAKTLAALEAGAAGSFMLSNRGPRILEAYNEEGAEVLSRLDIFVKDMGIVGKATRAAGLAAPVAAAAEQLYLLGQAQGLAAADDSAVIKVVAPAKRTN; this is translated from the coding sequence ATGACCAGCAACTACACCGTCACCGTCCTGGGCCTTGGCGCCATGGGCCTGCCCATGGCCACCCGCCTCGCCTCGCAGGTGACCGTGCACGGCTTCGACATTGCCGAACCGCGCCTGAAGCTCGCTGAAGAAGCCGGCATCGCCACCTTTGGCACCGCCCGCGAAGCGGCCAAGGGCGCCGACGCCGTCCTGCTCGCCGTCCGCAACGGCGAACAGCTCAACGACGTCCTCTTCGGCGAGAACGGCGTGGCCTCCGTCCTGGAGCCGGGCGCCGTCGTCATCCTTGGCAGCACCGTGGGTACCGAAGCCATCCCCGCCACCGTCGAGAAGCTGGCTGCCTACGGCGTCGAGCTCGTTGACGCGCCGCTCTCCGGCGGACCCAAGCGTGCCGGCGAAGGCGACCTGCTGATCGTCGTCGGCGCTTCCCCCGAAGCCCGCGAAAAGGCGGCGCCCGCGCTGGAACTGCTGGCCTCCACCCTCACCGTGGTGGGCGACAAGCCCGGCGACGGCCAGGCCCTGAAGACCGTCAACCAGCTCCTTTGCGGCGTCCACATCGCCGCCGCCGCCGAGGCCCTGGCCCTGGCGGACGCGCTCGGCCTGGACCAGGCCAAGACCCTCGCCGCCCTCGAAGCCGGCGCGGCAGGTTCCTTCATGCTCTCCAACCGCGGCCCGCGCATCCTGGAGGCCTATAACGAAGAGGGCGCCGAGGTCCTCTCCCGCCTGGACATCTTCGTCAAGGACATGGGCATCGTGGGCAAGGCCACCCGCGCCGCCGGCCTGGCGGCTCCGGTTGCCGCCGCAGCGGAGCAGCTCTACCTGCTGGGCCAGGCCCAGGGCCTCGCCGCCGCCGATGACTCCGCAGTCATCAAGGTGGTAGCCCCCGCCAAGCGCACCAACTAA
- a CDS encoding GntP family transporter, with product MNHLISPLMVRAADAPAIKPAVELGTPLLLTIAALGIAVLLVMIIRFKIQAFVALLTVSILVAVASQIPLKDVFTVVANGVGSTMGKVALLIALGAVLGRMIEVSGGVQSLAAHFTEKLGAKRVAVALTAVGFLVAIPVFFEVGVIVLVPIVYAFAKIAKVHPVKFGLPMAGIMLSIHVAVPPHPGIVAGAGVFGADIGLITLISLAICIPLGFLSYWVASIMNRKEYELLPSVKAQVEEFGSDSLVKVGHDGPGASAIAPPRPGLIIFLIAAPIVQILLGTLGTLTIPKDNSWYGLAAFIGNPFFALLVAVALSFFLLAVRRNWSLKETGEIFEGALPPIASILMVVAAGGVFGEVLRTSGIGAALSQTLDHLGLPVIALGFVISLALRAAQGSATVAIVTTTGLLTSAVMEGGYSPAQIAVIVIAIGFGALGLSHVTDAGFWTVVRYYGLTVSDGLRTWTVLTTVLGLAGFALTFVAWILVGGLGV from the coding sequence GTGAACCACCTCATTAGCCCGCTGATGGTGCGGGCGGCCGACGCTCCGGCCATCAAACCCGCAGTTGAGCTCGGCACCCCGCTGCTGCTGACCATCGCAGCGCTCGGCATCGCCGTGCTGCTGGTGATGATCATCCGCTTCAAGATCCAGGCCTTCGTAGCCCTGCTGACCGTCAGCATCCTGGTGGCCGTGGCCTCCCAGATCCCGCTCAAGGATGTGTTCACCGTTGTGGCCAACGGCGTGGGCAGCACCATGGGCAAGGTGGCGCTGCTGATCGCCCTCGGCGCCGTGCTGGGCCGGATGATCGAGGTCTCCGGCGGCGTGCAGTCGCTGGCCGCGCACTTCACCGAGAAGCTCGGTGCCAAGCGCGTGGCAGTGGCCCTCACCGCCGTCGGCTTCCTCGTGGCCATCCCCGTGTTCTTCGAGGTGGGCGTCATCGTCCTGGTGCCGATCGTCTACGCCTTCGCCAAGATCGCCAAGGTCCACCCGGTCAAGTTCGGCCTGCCCATGGCCGGCATCATGCTCTCCATCCACGTTGCCGTCCCGCCGCACCCCGGCATCGTTGCCGGCGCCGGCGTCTTCGGCGCGGACATCGGACTGATCACCCTGATCTCGCTGGCCATCTGCATTCCCCTCGGCTTCCTGTCCTACTGGGTGGCCAGCATCATGAACCGCAAGGAATACGAACTCCTGCCCTCGGTCAAGGCCCAGGTTGAGGAGTTCGGCTCCGACTCACTGGTCAAGGTGGGCCACGACGGCCCCGGCGCGTCCGCCATCGCTCCGCCCCGTCCCGGCCTGATCATCTTCCTCATCGCCGCCCCCATCGTGCAGATCCTGCTCGGCACCCTGGGCACGCTGACCATCCCCAAGGACAACTCCTGGTACGGCCTGGCCGCCTTCATCGGCAACCCGTTCTTCGCCCTCCTGGTGGCCGTTGCCCTCTCCTTCTTCCTGCTGGCCGTCCGCCGCAACTGGTCGCTGAAGGAAACCGGTGAAATCTTCGAAGGCGCGCTGCCTCCCATCGCGTCCATCCTGATGGTGGTTGCCGCCGGCGGCGTGTTCGGTGAAGTCCTGCGGACCTCCGGCATCGGTGCAGCGCTGTCCCAGACCCTGGACCACCTCGGCCTGCCCGTCATCGCCCTCGGCTTCGTAATCTCGCTGGCACTGCGCGCCGCCCAGGGTTCGGCCACCGTTGCCATCGTGACCACCACCGGCCTGCTGACCTCCGCCGTCATGGAGGGCGGTTACAGCCCGGCACAGATCGCCGTGATCGTGATCGCCATCGGCTTCGGCGCGCTGGGGCTCTCCCACGTCACCGACGCCGGCTTCTGGACCGTGGTGCGCTACTACGGCCTCACCGTCTCCGACGGCCTGAGGACCTGGACCGTGCTCACCACCGTCCTGGGCCTGGCCGGTTTCGCCCTGACCTTCGTGGCCTGGATCCTGGTGGGAGGCCTGGGCGTCTGA
- a CDS encoding class II fructose-bisphosphate aldolase — protein MRTRLDHLVTSALQQGSAVPAFTCYDFTTALAVVGAAEESGRGVILLVAPKTAATPNGLRLIAALRGLADAASVPVAVQLDHATDLAVMADAVAAGADSVLADGSSLPYEENIALVVSARELLAANGHPDVVLEAELGGLAGDEDRAFSADQPADQSGVAVAGLTDSAQVEDFVARTGAQLLAVAVGNVHGKYKGEPQLRWDVLQDIAVRTHLPLVLHGASGIPAEELVKAAAMNVGKVNFNTELRTGVLATLQEQLPAHRADGENLQALLGHWNRSAGEFAGATLATLTR, from the coding sequence ATGCGCACCCGACTCGACCACCTGGTCACCTCCGCGCTGCAGCAGGGCTCCGCTGTTCCCGCCTTCACCTGCTACGACTTCACCACCGCCCTGGCCGTGGTGGGCGCCGCGGAGGAATCCGGCCGCGGCGTCATCCTGCTGGTGGCCCCCAAGACGGCTGCCACCCCCAACGGGCTCCGCCTGATCGCGGCACTCCGGGGCCTGGCTGACGCGGCCTCCGTGCCGGTCGCCGTGCAGCTCGACCACGCCACGGACCTCGCAGTGATGGCCGACGCCGTCGCGGCGGGGGCGGATTCGGTCCTCGCCGACGGTTCGTCCTTGCCTTACGAGGAGAACATCGCCCTGGTGGTGTCCGCCCGGGAACTCCTGGCGGCCAACGGACATCCCGATGTGGTGCTGGAAGCGGAGCTCGGCGGCCTGGCCGGCGACGAGGACCGTGCCTTCTCGGCTGACCAGCCCGCAGACCAGTCCGGCGTTGCCGTGGCAGGCCTGACCGACTCCGCGCAGGTGGAGGACTTCGTGGCCCGCACCGGTGCCCAGCTCCTTGCCGTTGCCGTGGGCAACGTCCACGGCAAGTACAAGGGCGAGCCGCAGCTGCGCTGGGACGTGCTGCAGGACATCGCTGTGCGCACCCACCTTCCGCTGGTCCTGCATGGCGCGTCCGGCATTCCGGCCGAAGAGCTGGTGAAGGCCGCCGCCATGAACGTGGGCAAGGTCAACTTCAACACCGAGCTGCGCACCGGGGTGCTGGCCACGCTGCAGGAGCAGCTCCCGGCGCACCGCGCCGACGGTGAAAACCTGCAGGCGCTCCTGGGGCACTGGAACCGGTCTGCCGGAGAGTTCGCCGGCGCCACGCTGGCCACGCTGACCCGGTAG
- a CDS encoding DUF1304 domain-containing protein, translating to MILASLLFAFLAAALHVFIFTMESLTWTKPATWKRFSIESQENAEITKPLAYNQGFYNLFLAVGALIGAGLVVFGADGSAQDVAGWTLIFASCGSMLLAALVLALSGRKYLRAAITQGATPLLAVVPGLLAVSL from the coding sequence ATGATCCTGGCCTCCCTCCTTTTCGCGTTCCTTGCTGCCGCGCTGCACGTTTTCATCTTCACGATGGAATCCTTGACCTGGACCAAGCCGGCAACGTGGAAGCGTTTCAGCATCGAGTCCCAGGAAAACGCGGAGATCACCAAACCCCTCGCCTACAACCAGGGCTTCTACAACCTGTTCCTGGCTGTCGGCGCCCTGATCGGCGCAGGCCTGGTGGTGTTCGGGGCGGACGGCTCGGCGCAGGACGTAGCCGGCTGGACCCTCATCTTCGCCAGCTGCGGCTCCATGCTGCTGGCGGCGCTGGTCCTTGCCCTGTCTGGCCGCAAGTACCTCCGCGCGGCCATAACCCAGGGCGCCACGCCGCTGCTCGCCGTCGTCCCCGGCCTCCTGGCTGTTTCCCTCTAA
- a CDS encoding acyltransferase family protein translates to MGTAGGLSGNLRTGTAGRDPVIDLVRFACLALVVVGHCMMVSPALHADGTVTTQNTLAEQHWFEPVIWIFMVMPLFFVTGGMTGLEAWRRLSANGGTAALFIRARLLRLVRPATALLAVMFLGLGAAQLLGVHPQVTGLMAAGAGMPLWFLAAYLAAQLNIPLLAALHRRAPWLTFLLLTALVVAVDCLRGTLPLLANINLLFLWCAVQQLGFLIADGKLAGLPRSGLAAVALAANVVLGAVTGLGLYPGNMLVNLNPPNLTLLLLGVSQAALMEAARPVLEGVASWPWLSRVLQIAGARSLTVYLWHLPLLVAMSGLLLVAPFPKPESGTPEWWWARAVVLPALLLLLLPVIAAFGRLEDTPTATPGSGAKPAAVGAAVVVVFLPVADAALGGLTLALLGTGAAFFALTQLILGAVPWRSPVPGHRTAAAGTRRRAGRRRGRKGIASGVK, encoded by the coding sequence GTGGGTACCGCCGGCGGCCTGAGTGGAAACCTCCGGACGGGCACGGCGGGCCGTGATCCGGTGATCGACCTTGTCCGGTTCGCCTGCCTGGCCCTCGTGGTGGTGGGCCATTGCATGATGGTCAGCCCCGCGCTGCATGCCGACGGGACTGTGACCACGCAGAACACCCTGGCGGAGCAGCACTGGTTCGAACCCGTCATCTGGATCTTCATGGTCATGCCGCTGTTCTTCGTTACCGGCGGGATGACCGGCCTGGAGGCCTGGCGGCGGCTTTCGGCGAACGGCGGAACGGCTGCCCTGTTCATCCGTGCACGCCTGCTGCGGCTGGTCAGGCCCGCCACGGCCTTGCTGGCCGTGATGTTTTTGGGGCTCGGTGCCGCCCAACTGCTGGGCGTGCATCCCCAGGTCACCGGGCTGATGGCGGCCGGGGCAGGGATGCCGCTGTGGTTCCTGGCCGCCTACCTCGCGGCGCAGCTGAACATCCCCCTTCTTGCCGCACTTCACCGCCGAGCCCCCTGGCTGACCTTCCTCCTGCTCACGGCGCTGGTGGTGGCCGTCGATTGCCTGCGCGGCACGCTGCCGCTCCTGGCCAACATCAACCTGCTGTTCCTGTGGTGCGCCGTCCAGCAGCTGGGCTTCCTCATCGCCGACGGCAAACTGGCGGGGCTCCCACGTTCAGGGCTGGCAGCGGTGGCCCTGGCAGCGAACGTCGTCCTGGGTGCCGTGACAGGCCTGGGGCTCTACCCCGGGAACATGCTGGTCAACCTCAACCCGCCCAACCTGACCCTCCTCCTGCTGGGCGTATCCCAGGCCGCCCTGATGGAGGCCGCGCGGCCGGTCCTGGAGGGCGTGGCTTCGTGGCCGTGGCTCAGCCGGGTGCTGCAGATCGCCGGCGCCCGGTCCCTGACGGTGTATCTCTGGCACCTTCCCCTGCTGGTGGCGATGTCCGGCCTGCTGCTCGTTGCGCCTTTCCCCAAACCGGAGTCGGGAACGCCCGAATGGTGGTGGGCGCGGGCCGTGGTGCTGCCTGCGTTGCTGCTCCTGCTGCTGCCCGTCATCGCCGCCTTCGGGCGCCTTGAAGACACCCCGACGGCGACTCCGGGCTCCGGCGCCAAGCCCGCCGCGGTGGGCGCCGCCGTCGTGGTGGTCTTCCTTCCGGTGGCGGACGCTGCGCTGGGCGGCCTCACCCTCGCCCTGCTGGGAACCGGAGCCGCATTCTTTGCCCTCACCCAACTGATCCTCGGTGCGGTGCCCTGGCGGAGCCCTGTCCCTGGACACCGGACGGCCGCCGCCGGTACGCGCCGGCGTGCCGGGCGCAGGAGGGGGCGGAAGGGCATTGCCAGCGGGGTGAAGTAG